The proteins below are encoded in one region of Effusibacillus dendaii:
- a CDS encoding formate dehydrogenase accessory protein FdhE — translation MAAKMSVLDQVKKRWQQLTDKEKQFKDIAKVHIDLVERMEKHAPHVTAFTMPNDEKIAKLKAKTPLMEGAEEQVDLRFAVALFRDLTDWSGTGDERKQLKKWGKSLSDQEIEKVLRGWLKGDLEPFTRWTLENRLPQDAITVLIQYSLLPTLYKHTEGLLPDKSFMLESWSEGFCPVCGDQAALGEIRDSERFRYLRCMSCGSDWPFRRIKCPVCDNHDHEKLESFLIEDEKTGGTWQVDVCEECKSYLKVSHKLQPSEPEMLILDDLSTTHLDMFAVEQGYYKGGKPDGTLQ, via the coding sequence ATGGCAGCCAAAATGAGTGTGCTGGATCAGGTGAAAAAGCGCTGGCAGCAGTTAACGGATAAAGAAAAACAGTTTAAAGACATTGCCAAGGTACATATCGACCTTGTGGAACGAATGGAAAAACATGCACCGCATGTCACTGCGTTTACCATGCCCAATGATGAAAAGATCGCCAAATTGAAAGCCAAAACACCGTTGATGGAAGGGGCGGAAGAGCAGGTCGATTTGCGTTTTGCAGTCGCATTGTTCCGTGATTTGACCGATTGGTCCGGCACGGGTGATGAAAGAAAACAACTGAAAAAATGGGGCAAATCGCTGTCCGATCAGGAGATTGAAAAGGTGTTGCGGGGCTGGTTAAAAGGTGATCTGGAACCGTTTACCCGCTGGACGCTTGAAAACCGCCTGCCGCAGGATGCCATAACCGTTCTCATTCAATACAGTTTATTGCCTACGCTTTACAAACATACGGAGGGACTGCTTCCCGACAAATCGTTTATGCTGGAAAGCTGGTCGGAAGGGTTCTGTCCGGTCTGCGGGGACCAGGCGGCGCTCGGCGAAATTCGGGATTCGGAGCGATTCCGCTATTTGCGCTGTATGTCGTGTGGCAGCGACTGGCCTTTTCGACGTATCAAATGCCCTGTATGTGACAACCACGATCACGAAAAACTGGAAAGCTTTCTGATCGAAGATGAGAAAACAGGTGGGACCTGGCAAGTGGACGTTTGTGAAGAATGCAAATCCTATTTGAAAGTATCGCACAAATTGCAGCCGTCTGAACCGGAGATGTTGATTTTGGATGATTTGTCGACCACTCATCTCGACATGTTTGCAGTTGAACAAGGCTATTATAAAGGCGGAAAACCGGATGGGACGCTTCAGTAA
- the nrfD gene encoding NrfD/PsrC family molybdoenzyme membrane anchor subunit — MPVNPYDYFTHQVTSPAWHWEIVWYFFFAGIAAGTYITSTIAQLAGSKNDLQGVIRGYLIGFPVILICGILLVTDLDSPTRFLHMLWYPRENIPMFKAHSPMSVGGWVVGLFGAFSFIGFLYALVKMEKIKTPWLVKLTSFFHESAFSKLFLIIGMLCGFYLGTYTGVLANTSQLPGWTASPLLPVLFLASGMSAGMALMLLVTPKKSELNEYKHKLERADKYMVILELVALALFLITLGQWAGKVTTGFYGFLLWVGVVLIGLLLPLLLKWKPNLLGHRTTLVSSLLILVGGYVLRYVVIMGPQSGYFGF, encoded by the coding sequence ATGCCTGTAAATCCATATGATTACTTTACGCATCAAGTAACGTCTCCTGCATGGCATTGGGAAATTGTTTGGTATTTCTTCTTTGCCGGGATTGCAGCCGGGACATACATTACGTCCACGATCGCTCAACTCGCCGGAAGCAAAAATGATCTGCAGGGTGTGATTCGCGGTTATCTAATCGGATTTCCAGTCATTCTGATTTGTGGAATCCTGCTGGTGACCGACTTGGACAGCCCGACGCGATTCCTGCACATGTTATGGTATCCGCGCGAGAATATCCCGATGTTCAAGGCGCACTCCCCAATGTCAGTAGGTGGTTGGGTAGTTGGATTGTTTGGCGCGTTTTCTTTCATCGGTTTCCTGTACGCTCTGGTGAAGATGGAAAAAATCAAGACACCCTGGTTGGTGAAATTGACGTCCTTTTTCCACGAAAGCGCGTTTTCGAAACTGTTTTTGATTATCGGTATGCTGTGTGGATTCTACCTGGGAACCTATACAGGGGTATTGGCAAACACCTCCCAGCTTCCGGGCTGGACGGCAAGTCCGCTCTTGCCGGTTCTGTTCCTCGCTTCCGGAATGTCGGCTGGTATGGCGCTTATGCTGCTTGTTACGCCGAAAAAGAGTGAACTGAACGAATACAAGCACAAGCTGGAACGGGCTGACAAATACATGGTGATTTTGGAACTTGTCGCTTTGGCGCTGTTCCTGATCACGCTCGGACAATGGGCAGGTAAAGTCACGACCGGATTTTACGGGTTCCTGCTCTGGGTTGGAGTCGTGCTGATCGGTTTGCTGCTTCCCTTGCTGTTGAAATGGAAGCCGAACCTGCTCGGCCATCGGACGACGCTTGTCAGCAGTTTGTTAATTTTGGTTGGCGGGTATGTCCTGCGCTATGTAGTGATCATGGGCCCGCAATCCGGTTATTTCGGATTCTAA
- a CDS encoding 4Fe-4S dicluster domain-containing protein: MAEQQMGMFVDTSTCHGCKACQVACKEWNELPMEDEIKFLGTSYDNTGHLSDTNWRHVKFVELFSEDRSDARWLFLSDSCKHCQHAGCMEVCPTNAIIRTEFDTVYIDQDTCIGCRYCITGCPFGVIEISHISGTAQKCTLCYDRLQVGQQPACAQACPTDCIQFGEVSSLMKIAEEREVLLKNMGHSKAQIYGKSDILGGLNVFYMLTEEPKVYGLPENPQLPQKNMAKSYMFSVAGMVAAGVLALLAFRSKRMSQKTDIDQDQSHVV; the protein is encoded by the coding sequence ATGGCTGAACAGCAAATGGGGATGTTCGTCGATACATCTACCTGCCACGGCTGTAAAGCATGTCAAGTAGCCTGTAAAGAATGGAACGAACTCCCGATGGAAGACGAAATCAAATTCCTCGGAACCAGTTATGACAATACGGGACATTTGTCTGATACGAACTGGCGTCATGTCAAGTTTGTAGAACTGTTCAGCGAAGACCGCAGCGATGCTCGCTGGCTGTTCCTGAGCGATTCCTGCAAACACTGTCAACACGCCGGATGCATGGAAGTATGCCCGACCAACGCGATCATCCGTACTGAGTTTGACACGGTATATATCGATCAGGATACGTGTATCGGGTGCCGCTATTGTATTACCGGCTGTCCGTTTGGCGTGATTGAAATCAGCCACATTTCCGGTACGGCTCAAAAATGTACGCTTTGTTACGACCGTCTGCAAGTCGGTCAGCAACCTGCTTGCGCGCAGGCATGCCCGACTGACTGCATCCAGTTTGGCGAAGTGTCCAGCCTGATGAAAATTGCGGAAGAGCGGGAAGTCCTGTTGAAAAACATGGGCCATAGCAAAGCGCAAATTTACGGGAAATCCGATATTCTGGGCGGGTTGAACGTATTCTACATGCTGACAGAAGAGCCGAAAGTTTACGGGCTTCCAGAGAACCCGCAGCTGCCGCAAAAGAACATGGCAAAAAGCTACATGTTCTCGGTGGCGGGCATGGTGGCGGCTGGAGTGCTTGCGCTGCTCGCATTCCGCAGCAAACGGATGAGCCAGAAAACAGATATTGATCAAGATCAATCCCATGTCGTGTAA
- the fdh gene encoding formate dehydrogenase, with protein sequence MAISRREFLKRTGVAAAGLTVASIGGLDIKPVQARVNSIKLSAKKGKQYPSVCPYCSVGCGLIITSDEKTGQIINIEGNPDSPVNLGSLCPKGAASYQLVHNENRQQKVLYRAPGATEWQEKPLDWAYDQIAQRVKETRDKYFIETFEGKKVNQNPAIASLGGSTMENEWNYVWAKLMRSLGVVNLENQARIUHSSTVPGLGTSFGRGGATTTPRDMAESDCIIIMGSNFAENHPVGFRWVIQARDKGARVIHVDPRFTRTSAMATDYVPMRSGTDIVFLGALINYVISNEKYFKEYVVNYTNAPFLVREDFKDTEDLDGLFSGFNAEKKVYDQSTWDFERDEVKLPSTEPQTLTDKVAYAIKKGRPKMDPTLQHPRSVFQIVKRHYSRYTPELVEQVCGTPKEKFLMVAETLAKNSGRDRTSAFVYAMGWTQHTVGVQMIRAGGILQGLLGNVGRPGSGILALRGHANVQGATDISTLWDTLPGYLQLPIITKKHDTFMDYLKTESKPTGWWVHTPKYFVSLMKAWYGDAATADNDYGYDYLPKRTKNHSHYNMFLDMYNKVIKGFFVMGQNPAAGGQNATFHRKAMARLDWMVVCDPFLTETATFWKSAPEVVNGEVKPQDIKTEIFFMPTAVFAETDGSFTNTNRMAQWKEKAADPPGDARSDTFFTYELGKRLKALYKDSTLDRDWPIKNMTWDHYAPNPNDGWKVHEPNGHAIVKEINGYTVKDGKPVAGFAALKDDGSTACGAWIYSGIMTEDGKNKAENRKGDNYMSLGWGFCWPSNRHNMYNRASADLDGRPWSDRKKLVWWDDVKKTWTGLDVPDFVANKAPNSPGKDEGIGMDYLSGNDPFFMHPDGRLQLFGGLADGPLPTHYEPVDTPVANPLYKQQNNPAATYFNVDNNKIHGIANEKYPYVMTTYRLTEHHLSGPMSRWLPWLAELQPELFVELSPELAGQLSINNGEWVTVETERGKAEAKALVTRRMRPLKLGSKTVHEIGMPIHWGYAGVAKGSISNELTLMVGDPNVTIHESKAFTVNLRKGRIKQGV encoded by the coding sequence ATGGCGATTTCCCGCCGGGAGTTTTTAAAACGAACAGGTGTGGCTGCCGCTGGGCTGACAGTCGCATCGATCGGTGGACTAGACATTAAACCGGTGCAGGCGCGGGTAAACAGCATCAAACTGAGCGCTAAAAAAGGGAAACAGTATCCGAGTGTATGCCCGTATTGTTCTGTTGGCTGTGGTTTAATTATCACATCCGATGAAAAAACGGGACAGATCATCAATATTGAAGGGAATCCGGATAGCCCCGTCAATCTGGGCTCGTTGTGCCCGAAGGGTGCCGCTTCTTATCAGTTGGTACACAATGAGAACCGGCAACAAAAAGTATTGTATCGCGCCCCTGGCGCTACCGAATGGCAAGAAAAGCCGCTTGATTGGGCCTATGACCAGATTGCGCAACGAGTGAAGGAAACTCGTGACAAGTACTTCATAGAAACATTCGAGGGCAAAAAAGTAAACCAGAACCCGGCGATTGCCTCACTTGGCGGATCGACGATGGAAAACGAGTGGAACTACGTGTGGGCCAAATTGATGCGCTCACTCGGTGTCGTAAACCTCGAAAATCAGGCTCGTATTTGACACAGCTCGACTGTGCCCGGTCTGGGCACCAGTTTTGGCCGTGGCGGTGCCACGACAACGCCGCGTGATATGGCGGAGAGCGATTGTATCATCATCATGGGCTCAAACTTTGCAGAGAATCACCCGGTCGGTTTCCGATGGGTCATTCAGGCGCGCGATAAAGGAGCCCGCGTCATCCATGTCGATCCCCGCTTCACGCGGACATCGGCGATGGCTACTGACTATGTTCCGATGCGTTCCGGAACCGATATTGTGTTCCTGGGAGCATTGATTAACTATGTCATCAGCAACGAGAAGTATTTTAAAGAGTATGTTGTGAACTATACGAATGCCCCGTTCCTCGTACGGGAAGATTTCAAGGACACAGAGGACCTGGACGGTCTGTTCTCCGGCTTTAACGCGGAGAAGAAGGTCTATGATCAATCCACGTGGGACTTTGAGCGGGATGAAGTCAAGCTCCCGAGTACGGAACCGCAAACGTTGACCGATAAGGTGGCGTATGCCATCAAGAAGGGTCGTCCAAAAATGGATCCCACTTTGCAGCATCCACGTTCTGTGTTCCAGATCGTGAAACGCCACTATTCCCGCTATACACCGGAATTGGTGGAGCAGGTTTGCGGCACACCGAAAGAGAAATTTCTGATGGTCGCAGAAACGCTTGCGAAAAATTCCGGTCGTGATCGGACTTCCGCATTTGTTTACGCGATGGGGTGGACGCAGCATACGGTCGGGGTTCAGATGATTCGTGCCGGCGGTATTCTGCAGGGCTTGCTCGGCAATGTGGGGCGCCCGGGTTCCGGAATCTTGGCATTGCGGGGTCATGCAAACGTGCAGGGTGCAACCGATATCTCCACATTGTGGGATACGTTGCCAGGCTACTTGCAGCTCCCGATCATCACCAAAAAGCACGATACATTTATGGACTATCTGAAAACCGAGTCGAAACCGACAGGCTGGTGGGTGCACACGCCGAAATATTTCGTCAGCCTGATGAAAGCATGGTACGGTGATGCAGCAACGGCAGATAACGATTACGGTTATGATTACCTGCCAAAGCGCACGAAAAACCATTCCCACTACAACATGTTCCTTGACATGTATAACAAGGTGATCAAAGGATTTTTCGTGATGGGACAAAATCCGGCTGCTGGCGGTCAGAATGCCACTTTCCACCGGAAAGCGATGGCACGGTTGGATTGGATGGTCGTCTGTGATCCGTTCCTGACGGAAACGGCTACTTTCTGGAAATCGGCGCCGGAAGTCGTAAACGGAGAAGTGAAGCCGCAGGATATTAAAACAGAAATCTTCTTTATGCCAACTGCCGTATTTGCCGAAACGGATGGCAGCTTTACGAATACCAACCGGATGGCTCAATGGAAGGAAAAAGCGGCCGATCCGCCGGGAGATGCGCGTTCTGATACCTTCTTTACCTACGAGCTCGGTAAGCGGCTGAAAGCGTTGTATAAAGACAGTACGCTGGATCGCGATTGGCCGATCAAAAACATGACTTGGGATCATTATGCTCCGAATCCGAACGATGGATGGAAAGTGCACGAGCCGAATGGTCATGCGATCGTTAAGGAAATTAACGGCTATACGGTCAAGGATGGCAAGCCGGTTGCCGGTTTTGCGGCATTGAAAGACGACGGTTCAACCGCCTGCGGGGCATGGATTTACAGCGGTATCATGACCGAAGATGGGAAAAACAAAGCGGAAAACCGCAAAGGTGACAACTATATGTCACTCGGTTGGGGATTCTGCTGGCCTTCCAACCGCCATAACATGTATAACCGCGCATCCGCCGATCTGGACGGTCGTCCGTGGTCTGACCGCAAAAAGCTGGTCTGGTGGGATGATGTGAAGAAAACGTGGACCGGTCTCGACGTGCCAGACTTTGTGGCAAACAAAGCGCCTAATTCCCCAGGCAAGGATGAAGGAATTGGCATGGATTATCTGTCCGGTAATGATCCGTTCTTTATGCATCCGGACGGGCGGCTGCAGTTGTTTGGTGGATTGGCTGACGGTCCGTTGCCGACTCACTATGAACCGGTTGATACGCCTGTAGCGAACCCGCTTTATAAACAGCAGAACAATCCGGCAGCTACCTACTTTAATGTTGATAACAACAAGATTCATGGTATTGCAAACGAGAAATACCCATACGTGATGACAACGTACCGATTGACAGAACACCATCTGTCCGGTCCGATGTCACGCTGGCTGCCGTGGTTGGCTGAATTGCAGCCGGAACTGTTTGTCGAACTCAGTCCCGAACTGGCTGGCCAGTTGAGCATTAACAACGGTGAATGGGTAACGGTTGAAACGGAACGCGGTAAAGCGGAAGCGAAAGCGCTTGTCACACGCCGCATGCGTCCGCTTAAATTGGGCAGCAAAACCGTTCACGAAATCGGCATGCCGATTCACTGGGGTTATGCCGGGGTTGCCAAAGGCAGTATTTCAAACGAATTAACTTTGATGGTCGGCGATCCAAACGTCACCATTCACGAATCAAAAGCATTCACGGTCAATCTTCGCAAGGGCCGTATCAAGCAGGGGGTGTAA
- the fdhD gene encoding formate dehydrogenase accessory sulfurtransferase FdhD produces MGQGKKGMPVEYPVTLHVNDEELLTIQLTPVQLEEWTIGFLFGEGMITRPDELEKIVIDEDHGMIWTDIKGDVKRRSAEGKKRFLTSGCGKGITFSSFEDAFSLRPVNPSVVVKQELLTECMRFMYKEAVLYQETGGMHAAAVASSSGPLFVKEDIGRHNAVDKAIGTSLKMGLDPNDIFILTTGRISYEMVTKVARFGGSVVASRTAATDQAVRLAEKLGIEVVGYIRGQMMQVYTGGSRILPSASEAELHVR; encoded by the coding sequence ATGGGACAAGGAAAGAAAGGAATGCCTGTTGAATACCCTGTCACCTTGCATGTGAATGATGAAGAACTCCTGACGATTCAATTGACGCCCGTTCAACTGGAAGAGTGGACAATTGGTTTTTTGTTTGGTGAAGGTATGATCACTCGACCAGATGAACTTGAAAAAATCGTGATCGACGAAGATCATGGGATGATCTGGACCGATATAAAAGGCGATGTGAAACGGCGTTCTGCTGAAGGAAAAAAACGTTTCCTAACTTCTGGCTGCGGAAAAGGAATTACCTTTTCCTCTTTTGAGGACGCGTTTTCTTTGCGCCCTGTTAACCCGAGCGTCGTGGTGAAACAGGAGCTGCTGACAGAGTGCATGCGTTTTATGTACAAAGAAGCTGTCTTGTACCAAGAGACTGGAGGCATGCACGCCGCTGCTGTAGCTTCATCATCAGGACCGTTATTTGTGAAAGAAGATATCGGTCGTCACAATGCAGTGGACAAAGCGATAGGCACATCATTGAAAATGGGGCTTGATCCGAACGATATTTTTATTCTGACAACTGGCCGCATCTCCTATGAAATGGTTACAAAAGTAGCCCGTTTTGGGGGCAGTGTAGTGGCTTCCCGGACGGCAGCGACAGACCAGGCAGTTCGCTTGGCGGAAAAACTGGGGATTGAAGTCGTTGGTTATATCCGTGGACAGATGATGCAGGTTTATACGGGAGGGTCCCGGATCCTGCCATCTGCTTCCGAAGCGGAATTACATGTACGATAA
- a CDS encoding twin-arginine translocase TatA/TatE family subunit: MFSQIGVPGLILILIIALIVFGPSKLPELGKAFGRTLREFKDATKGLVDGDDKPSVDTNKATADKPQDSAVNKAVSHAEAEKPSAEVK; the protein is encoded by the coding sequence ATGTTTTCACAAATTGGTGTTCCCGGTTTGATCCTTATATTGATCATCGCTTTGATTGTGTTTGGTCCAAGCAAACTGCCTGAATTGGGCAAGGCGTTTGGCCGTACGCTGCGGGAATTTAAAGATGCGACGAAAGGTCTTGTTGATGGCGATGACAAACCGTCGGTCGACACGAACAAGGCAACTGCTGACAAGCCGCAGGATTCAGCGGTCAACAAAGCAGTTTCACATGCAGAAGCAGAAAAGCCTTCTGCAGAGGTAAAATAA
- a CDS encoding deoxyribonuclease IV translates to MRIGANVSIAKTGLLAAVEESISYLADTFMIYTRSNRGGKARPIELFNRDQAYEKMRLHNIADPVVHAPYLINLASPVQDTWEYGVELLGEDIKRTSYLGIRYVVFHPGAHVGQGVSYALKRIAEGLNEILTGEEDVFVCLETMAGDGSKVGNSFEEIAEIISLVKHKDRLGVCADTCHLYSYGYDIVNDFDGVMQKFDDIIGLDRLKVFHINDSKTPFGSRKDRHENIGLGSIGTDAMMRIVHHDLLADMPLILETPEGRYKEEIAYLRREIDRPSYLE, encoded by the coding sequence TTGCGAATCGGTGCAAACGTTTCCATAGCGAAAACGGGACTATTGGCTGCTGTAGAAGAAAGCATCTCTTATTTGGCGGATACGTTTATGATTTACACACGGTCAAACAGGGGCGGCAAAGCACGCCCAATTGAATTGTTCAACCGTGATCAGGCGTATGAAAAAATGCGACTGCACAACATTGCGGATCCTGTGGTGCATGCACCGTACTTGATCAATTTGGCATCTCCCGTTCAAGATACCTGGGAATATGGTGTCGAACTGCTTGGGGAAGATATTAAACGAACCTCCTATCTGGGGATTCGTTATGTGGTGTTTCATCCGGGCGCACATGTTGGACAAGGCGTCAGTTATGCCTTAAAGCGGATTGCAGAGGGCCTTAACGAAATCCTTACGGGTGAGGAAGATGTGTTTGTCTGCCTGGAAACGATGGCAGGCGACGGGTCCAAAGTGGGGAACAGCTTCGAGGAAATTGCTGAAATTATTTCCCTGGTCAAGCATAAGGACCGATTAGGGGTCTGTGCGGACACATGCCACCTTTATTCGTACGGATACGATATTGTGAACGATTTTGATGGCGTGATGCAAAAGTTTGACGACATCATTGGCTTGGATCGTTTGAAAGTGTTTCATATCAACGATTCCAAGACGCCGTTTGGCTCGCGTAAAGACCGTCACGAAAATATTGGATTGGGTTCGATCGGAACGGACGCGATGATGCGGATTGTGCATCATGATCTTTTGGCGGACATGCCACTGATTCTGGAAACTCCGGAAGGCAGGTATAAAGAGGAAATTGCCTATCTGCGACGGGAAATCGATCGCCCCAGTTATCTGGAATAA
- the trxA gene encoding thioredoxin, translated as MAADVIAKVTDATFEQAVQSDKPVLVDFWAEWCGPCKMLAPILDEIAVENQNRLTVAKLNVDENPNISQKYGIMSIPTLLVFKNGEVVKSLVGYMSKKDLLDKLADVM; from the coding sequence ATGGCTGCTGACGTAATTGCAAAAGTAACAGATGCTACGTTTGAACAAGCTGTCCAATCAGATAAACCCGTACTGGTTGATTTTTGGGCAGAGTGGTGTGGGCCATGCAAAATGCTGGCGCCTATTTTGGACGAAATTGCGGTTGAAAATCAAAACAGGCTGACAGTTGCCAAATTGAATGTTGATGAAAACCCAAACATCTCTCAAAAGTATGGCATCATGTCGATTCCCACATTGCTTGTTTTTAAAAACGGTGAAGTAGTGAAAAGCCTTGTCGGTTATATGTCCAAAAAGGACCTGCTCGACAAGCTGGCTGATGTGATGTAA
- a CDS encoding NifU family protein, which produces MRQRVQDALDKIRPGLMADGGDAELIDVDEQAGVATIRMVGACGGCPMSTMTLKMGIERTIRASVPEIKEVVAV; this is translated from the coding sequence ATACGTCAACGCGTGCAGGACGCACTTGATAAAATCCGCCCCGGTTTGATGGCTGACGGTGGCGATGCAGAATTGATCGATGTCGACGAGCAGGCAGGGGTGGCTACCATTCGAATGGTGGGCGCTTGCGGCGGCTGCCCGATGTCTACCATGACACTGAAGATGGGAATCGAGCGGACCATCCGGGCTTCTGTTCCTGAAATTAAAGAAGTCGTAGCGGTATAA
- a CDS encoding rhomboid family intramembrane serine protease — protein MDGMDSFQLAFARHMVQKQSYSWFPPGVVYPELTLFKAYAGRGTLIRIIPYETATSFENLLQTSFAEAAEILQDHPYRGLTVLQIILFQTAPGLELQKQLEKLEKLQISPDVSVFSAWIELETGSFTSNLPWFSKGILPKSAVREAFSESQSHPEILQEDIQQTLQKRESEWRNVYVQHSSKAVYSLLGIIIGVFLWMAATESQIGIDVLVRFGAKVNRLILAGDYWRLFVPMFLHASFLHLIVNCFALYSLRDVEWIYGSNRFLLIFLVSGIVGNVASFAFSPYPTVGASGAIFGILGSLLYFGTQRRDFFRRTMSSAVWSTLLVNLLLGFAIPQISNSGHIGGLIGGFLMSAAVGLPTERFRFSRAAAGFLLVAGLLATLWIGFKVRLV, from the coding sequence ATGGATGGCATGGATTCATTTCAATTGGCGTTCGCCCGGCATATGGTGCAAAAACAAAGCTACAGCTGGTTTCCGCCAGGCGTGGTATATCCCGAATTAACTTTATTTAAAGCGTACGCTGGGCGCGGTACATTAATCCGTATTATCCCGTATGAAACCGCGACTTCCTTCGAGAATCTCTTGCAGACCTCGTTTGCTGAAGCGGCAGAGATTCTGCAGGACCATCCGTATCGGGGCCTGACCGTTCTGCAAATTATCCTTTTCCAAACGGCTCCTGGTTTGGAATTACAAAAACAGTTAGAAAAACTGGAAAAGCTGCAAATCTCACCCGATGTTTCGGTTTTTTCAGCTTGGATCGAACTGGAAACAGGCAGCTTTACATCCAATTTGCCCTGGTTTTCAAAAGGAATTCTGCCAAAATCGGCGGTTCGGGAAGCGTTTTCCGAATCGCAAAGCCACCCCGAAATATTGCAGGAGGACATTCAACAAACGCTGCAAAAACGGGAGTCGGAGTGGAGAAACGTCTATGTTCAACATTCTTCCAAAGCGGTCTATTCTTTACTTGGAATTATCATTGGAGTGTTTCTCTGGATGGCAGCAACGGAAAGCCAGATTGGCATTGATGTGCTGGTTCGTTTCGGCGCCAAGGTGAATCGCCTGATTCTCGCAGGAGACTATTGGCGGTTATTTGTACCTATGTTTCTGCATGCTTCTTTTTTGCATCTGATTGTCAATTGCTTTGCGCTCTATTCCCTGCGTGACGTAGAGTGGATTTACGGCAGCAACCGTTTTTTGCTGATTTTTCTCGTATCCGGAATTGTCGGCAATGTAGCAAGCTTCGCTTTTTCACCCTATCCGACAGTTGGCGCTTCTGGAGCTATCTTTGGCATTTTGGGATCTCTGCTCTATTTTGGAACACAGCGTCGGGACTTTTTCCGGCGCACAATGAGCAGCGCCGTCTGGAGCACGCTGCTGGTTAATTTGCTGCTTGGTTTCGCCATTCCGCAAATCAGCAACTCGGGACATATCGGGGGGTTAATAGGCGGGTTCCTCATGTCAGCGGCAGTTGGATTGCCGACTGAACGTTTTCGTTTTTCACGTGCAGCGGCAGGCTTTTTGCTTGTGGCTGGTTTGCTGGCCACTTTATGGATCGGTTTTAAAGTCAGGTTGGTATAA
- a CDS encoding sensor histidine kinase: MADPHQIRQVFVNLLSNAFDSLLTGGHLIIQVREEAEYIQISFSNDGPVIPDEIRKRIFEPFFSTKAYGIGLGLPITYRIVENHNGQILMESKEGQGTTFTVVLPVIPT; this comes from the coding sequence TTGGCTGACCCCCATCAAATTCGTCAGGTTTTTGTCAATCTGTTGTCGAATGCGTTTGACAGTTTGTTGACAGGCGGTCATCTTATCATTCAAGTCCGGGAAGAAGCGGAATACATCCAAATTTCCTTTTCCAACGATGGACCTGTAATTCCGGATGAAATCCGGAAGCGGATTTTTGAACCGTTCTTTTCAACGAAAGCCTATGGGATCGGGCTTGGTCTGCCGATCACATATCGTATTGTGGAAAATCATAATGGGCAAATTTTGATGGAAAGCAAAGAGGGGCAGGGAACAACTTTTACTGTCGTGCTCCCTGTTATACCAACCTGA
- a CDS encoding histidine kinase dimerization/phospho-acceptor domain-containing protein produces MTHMQNLHIQKWMETDHQLIKSYSECIVVLDPNGVILSINEKTLAILLEDRFKCDELVGCSYKVLETDETREFIRCLCNSPIGESDVPWNDRIWLVKKSHLFDEQNTLLGITFCLQDVTVQRKAEERTRQSEKFAVVGQLSAGLAHELLNPLTVIKGYLQLYEKNQVVRSDSWSLLLQEVEKVESLVNDFLLLTNPSAPKYERFNLAETLADVVA; encoded by the coding sequence ATGACTCACATGCAAAATTTACATATCCAGAAATGGATGGAAACGGACCACCAATTGATAAAATCATATTCAGAATGCATTGTAGTTCTTGATCCGAACGGTGTAATCTTGTCCATTAATGAGAAAACACTTGCTATTTTGCTCGAAGATCGGTTCAAGTGTGATGAATTGGTTGGCTGTTCGTATAAAGTATTGGAAACGGATGAAACAAGGGAGTTTATCAGGTGCTTGTGCAATTCGCCAATCGGTGAATCGGATGTACCGTGGAATGATCGAATCTGGTTGGTTAAAAAAAGTCATCTGTTTGACGAACAGAACACCCTGTTGGGAATTACCTTTTGTCTGCAGGATGTAACCGTTCAGCGGAAAGCGGAGGAACGGACAAGACAATCCGAAAAGTTTGCCGTTGTCGGACAACTGTCTGCCGGTTTGGCACATGAATTATTAAACCCGCTTACTGTAATTAAAGGGTATCTGCAGCTATACGAAAAGAATCAGGTCGTACGATCGGACTCCTGGTCTCTTTTATTGCAAGAGGTGGAAAAAGTGGAATCGCTGGTTAACGATTTTCTGCTTTTGACCAATCCGTCGGCACCCAAATATGAACGATTCAATCTGGCCGAAACGCTGGCTGATGTTGTTGCTTAA